One Pseudorhodoplanes sinuspersici DNA segment encodes these proteins:
- a CDS encoding DUF2865 domain-containing protein, giving the protein MTRLRHNSGPYVGGGGVAYCVRLCDGRYFPITYNTRNAADICNSFCPASPTKVFNGSGIDHAYSPEGKRYSDIPNAFVYRARLVKDCTCDGKSPTGLVRQDVNDDDTLRQGDLVATSKGLMAYRGESRNVAQFSPINPSSFSPAMRKQLLATRVEPNRTAEEMKGADEAAIVSRNIDQRNQAAR; this is encoded by the coding sequence GTGACGCGTTTACGCCATAACAGCGGCCCCTATGTCGGTGGCGGCGGCGTCGCTTATTGCGTGCGCCTCTGCGACGGCCGCTATTTCCCGATCACCTACAACACCCGCAATGCCGCTGACATCTGCAACTCGTTCTGTCCGGCATCGCCGACCAAGGTTTTCAATGGCAGCGGCATCGATCATGCTTATTCGCCAGAGGGCAAACGCTATTCGGACATCCCGAATGCGTTCGTCTATCGCGCCAGACTGGTGAAAGATTGCACCTGCGACGGCAAGAGCCCGACCGGCCTTGTGCGGCAGGATGTGAATGATGACGACACCTTGCGTCAGGGCGACCTCGTTGCGACCAGCAAAGGCCTGATGGCCTATCGCGGCGAGAGCCGCAACGTGGCGCAATTCTCACCGATCAATCCCTCCAGCTTCTCTCCGGCGATGCGCAAACAATTGCTGGCGACTCGCGTCGAGCCTAACCGGACAGCAGAAGAAATGAAGGGCGCGGATGAAGCGGCCATCGTCAGCCGCAATATCGACCAGCGCAATCAGGCTGCAAGATAA
- a CDS encoding stimulus-sensing domain-containing protein, whose protein sequence is MLDRTKELEQQDKVANRAAVETLGLPKKQGVIRKLRGYWQYFVGQGSSSLTRRIVFLNVAGLFALFVGILYLSQSRAFFIEARIRSLQVQAEIIAGAIAASATVETDSITIDPDRLLELQLGETYGPDDSSSALEFPINPERVAPVLRRLISPTNTRARIYDRDGVLLLDSRNLYGRGDVLRFDLPSAVEKPGFFEKQLNSIRKWFAKGDLPVYQELGPENGKGYPEVASALNGNTTSIVRINQRGEVIISVATPVQRFRAIRGVLLLSTQGADIEQSVAAERLAIFKVFLVAAVTMTVLSMLLARTIAGPVRRLADAAERVRRRVRTRVEIPDFTNRRDEIGDLSGALREMTNVLYSRIEAIESFAADVAHELKNPLTSLRSAVETIPLAKTRESQERLMAVIQHDVRRLDRLISDISDASRLDAELQRHESAPVNLYTLLTTVVSVANQVKQEDDIQVRLSFEGGGPNAFIVSGHDSRIGQVIDNLIANARSFSSPGGSVRVTARRVKNFVEIIVDDDGPGIRPDAFEKIFERFYTDRPHQGFGNNSGLGLSISKQIIEAHGGKIWAENRQGVPTHDGADPLILGARFTVRLPAV, encoded by the coding sequence GTGCTCGACCGGACTAAGGAACTCGAACAGCAAGACAAAGTCGCCAATCGCGCGGCCGTGGAGACGCTTGGGCTGCCTAAGAAGCAGGGCGTGATCCGAAAGTTGCGCGGCTATTGGCAGTATTTCGTCGGTCAAGGTTCATCCAGCCTCACGCGGCGCATCGTCTTCCTCAACGTCGCCGGCCTGTTCGCACTGTTCGTCGGCATTCTCTATCTGTCGCAATCGCGCGCCTTCTTCATCGAAGCGCGAATTCGCAGCCTGCAGGTGCAGGCCGAAATCATCGCCGGCGCCATTGCCGCTTCGGCCACGGTGGAAACCGATTCGATCACCATCGATCCGGATCGCCTGCTGGAATTGCAGCTCGGCGAGACCTATGGCCCGGACGATAGTTCCTCGGCACTTGAATTTCCCATCAATCCCGAGCGCGTCGCACCGGTGCTGCGGCGATTGATTTCGCCGACCAATACCCGCGCCCGCATTTACGATCGCGATGGCGTCTTGCTGCTCGACAGCCGCAATCTGTATGGCCGCGGCGACGTGCTGCGCTTCGATCTGCCGTCGGCGGTCGAGAAGCCCGGCTTCTTCGAGAAGCAGCTCAACTCGATCCGCAAATGGTTCGCCAAGGGCGATCTGCCCGTCTATCAGGAGCTCGGTCCGGAAAACGGCAAGGGTTATCCGGAAGTCGCCAGCGCACTCAATGGCAACACCACCTCGATCGTGCGCATCAATCAGCGCGGCGAAGTCATCATCTCCGTTGCCACGCCGGTGCAGCGCTTCCGCGCCATTCGTGGCGTGTTGCTGCTGTCGACACAGGGTGCCGATATCGAGCAGAGCGTCGCCGCCGAGCGTCTGGCCATCTTCAAGGTGTTTCTGGTCGCCGCCGTCACCATGACCGTGCTGTCGATGCTGCTGGCGCGCACCATTGCCGGGCCGGTGCGGCGGCTCGCCGACGCCGCCGAGCGCGTGCGCCGTCGCGTGCGCACCCGCGTCGAAATCCCCGATTTCACCAATCGGCGCGATGAAATCGGTGATCTCTCCGGCGCGCTGCGCGAGATGACCAATGTGCTCTATAGCCGCATCGAGGCCATCGAAAGCTTCGCCGCCGACGTCGCGCATGAACTGAAAAATCCGCTGACTTCGCTGCGCTCCGCGGTCGAGACCATTCCGCTGGCCAAGACACGCGAAAGCCAGGAGCGGCTGATGGCCGTGATCCAGCACGATGTGCGGCGGCTCGACCGCTTGATCTCCGATATCTCGGATGCGAGCCGCCTCGATGCCGAACTGCAGCGACATGAATCGGCGCCAGTCAATCTATACACGCTGCTCACCACCGTGGTCTCGGTCGCCAACCAGGTGAAGCAGGAAGACGACATCCAGGTCAGGCTGAGCTTCGAGGGCGGCGGCCCGAACGCGTTCATCGTCTCCGGTCATGACTCCCGCATCGGACAGGTGATCGACAACCTGATCGCCAATGCCCGTTCTTTCTCGAGTCCCGGGGGCAGCGTGCGCGTGACCGCGCGACGGGTGAAGAATTTTGTCGAGATCATCGTCGACGATGACGGCCCCGGCATTCGTCCCGATGCGTTCGAGAAGATCTTCGAGCGCTTCTATACCGACCGTCCGCATCAGGGCTTCGGCAACAATTCCGGGCTCGGCCTGTCGATCTCCAAGCAGATCATCGAAGCCCATGGCGGAAAGATCTGGGCGGAGAACCGGCAAGGCGTGCCGACGCATGACGGCGCCGACCCGCTGATCCTCGGCGCCCGCTTCACGGTACGACTGCCGGCCGTGTGA
- a CDS encoding HPr kinase/phosphorylase, with amino-acid sequence MTPTIHASAVLFGHRGILIRGPSGSGKSRLALTILQNAGADFARLVGDDRIHLEAAHGRLLMRPAKALEGLIEVRGIGIIRLPYEPVAVTSLVIDLDAPGVVRLPQETDLDAKIEGVALARLPVAPGDDPLALLRANLLPKALSGGQNLTLR; translated from the coding sequence ATGACACCGACCATCCACGCCTCTGCAGTCCTTTTTGGCCATCGCGGCATCCTGATTCGCGGGCCGTCCGGCTCCGGCAAATCGCGTCTGGCGCTGACCATCCTGCAGAATGCGGGCGCCGATTTTGCCCGCCTGGTCGGCGATGACCGCATCCATCTTGAAGCCGCCCATGGCCGTCTGCTCATGCGGCCGGCCAAGGCTCTGGAAGGCCTGATCGAAGTCAGAGGGATCGGAATCATCCGGCTGCCTTATGAGCCGGTGGCTGTGACTTCGCTTGTCATCGACCTCGATGCGCCGGGCGTGGTGCGTCTTCCACAGGAAACTGACCTTGACGCGAAGATCGAAGGCGTCGCCCTAGCGCGGCTTCCGGTCGCACCCGGCGACGACCCGTTGGCTCTTCTCAGAGCCAATCTTCTCCCAAAAGCGCTGTCCGGCGGGCAAAACCTTACCTTAAGGTAA
- a CDS encoding phosphoenolpyruvate carboxykinase, with translation MQETGVRNKAYGADKFGLKDLQAVHWNLTDAPLYEHAIAKGEAHIVAGGALCAETGHHTGRSPKDKHTVVDDLTRDSVWWDGNRKLSKEHFDNLYADFLAHCKGKTLFAQDLYGGADKTYRIKVRVFTELAWHSLFIRTLLIRPEVAALADFVPEMTIIDLPSFRPDAARHGGREGSDTMVAIDFTRKIVLICGSSYAGEMKKSVFTTLNFYLPAEGVMPMHCSANVGPNGDSALFFGLSGTGKTTLSADPARTLIGDDETGWGPDGIFNFEGGCYAKCVDLTHEKEPLIWDATNRFGAVLENVVFDPITRVPDYTNISKTENTRSAYPLESIPNASRSGCAGHPKNIVFLTADAYGVMPPIAKLTPAQAMYHFLSGYTAKVAGTEKGLVGVQPEFSTCFGAPFLPRPPAEYGNLLRDYIAKHNVDCWLVNSGWTGGKYGVGRRMPIKATRALVTAALDGSLKNASFRTDPYFGFSVPTSVPGIEPHLLYPMKTWQNKKEFDETARSLVKMFQDNFAKFEDKVDADVRAAAPEVQLAAE, from the coding sequence GTGCAGGAAACAGGCGTAAGGAATAAAGCTTACGGGGCTGACAAATTCGGCCTGAAGGATCTTCAGGCCGTGCATTGGAATCTGACCGATGCGCCGCTTTACGAGCATGCGATTGCCAAGGGCGAAGCCCATATCGTGGCTGGCGGCGCGCTGTGCGCGGAAACCGGGCACCACACTGGCCGTTCTCCGAAAGACAAGCATACGGTGGTCGACGATCTCACGCGCGATAGCGTGTGGTGGGACGGCAACCGCAAGCTTTCGAAAGAGCATTTCGACAATCTGTACGCGGACTTCCTCGCGCATTGCAAAGGCAAGACGCTGTTTGCGCAGGATCTCTATGGCGGCGCCGACAAGACCTATCGCATCAAGGTGCGCGTCTTTACCGAACTCGCCTGGCACTCGCTGTTCATTCGCACGCTGCTCATTCGTCCCGAAGTCGCGGCTTTGGCCGACTTCGTGCCGGAGATGACCATCATTGATCTGCCGTCGTTCCGTCCAGATGCGGCGCGTCACGGCGGCCGCGAAGGCTCCGACACGATGGTGGCGATCGACTTCACCCGCAAGATCGTGCTGATCTGCGGTTCGTCCTATGCGGGCGAGATGAAGAAGTCGGTGTTTACCACGCTCAACTTCTATCTGCCGGCCGAAGGCGTGATGCCGATGCATTGCTCCGCCAATGTCGGACCGAATGGCGACAGCGCCCTGTTCTTCGGTTTGTCCGGCACTGGCAAGACGACGCTCTCGGCCGATCCGGCCCGCACGCTGATCGGCGATGACGAGACCGGCTGGGGTCCGGATGGCATCTTCAATTTCGAAGGTGGCTGCTACGCCAAATGCGTCGATCTCACACACGAGAAAGAGCCGCTGATCTGGGACGCGACCAATCGGTTCGGCGCGGTGCTCGAGAACGTCGTTTTCGATCCGATCACGCGCGTGCCCGACTATACGAACATCTCCAAGACCGAGAATACGCGTTCGGCCTATCCGCTGGAATCGATCCCGAATGCGTCGCGCAGCGGCTGCGCCGGTCATCCGAAGAATATCGTCTTCCTGACCGCCGACGCTTACGGCGTCATGCCGCCGATCGCCAAGCTGACGCCGGCGCAGGCGATGTATCACTTCCTGTCGGGTTACACGGCGAAGGTCGCCGGCACCGAGAAGGGTCTTGTCGGCGTGCAGCCGGAATTCTCGACCTGCTTTGGTGCGCCGTTCCTGCCGCGTCCGCCGGCTGAATACGGCAACTTGCTGCGCGACTATATCGCCAAGCACAATGTCGATTGCTGGCTGGTCAATTCCGGCTGGACCGGCGGCAAGTATGGCGTCGGCCGCCGCATGCCGATCAAGGCAACGCGTGCGCTCGTCACCGCCGCGCTCGACGGTTCGCTGAAGAATGCATCGTTCCGCACCGATCCGTATTTCGGTTTCTCGGTGCCGACATCGGTGCCGGGAATCGAGCCGCATCTGCTCTATCCGATGAAGACCTGGCAGAACAAAAAAGAGTTCGACGAGACCGCGCGTTCGCTGGTGAAGATGTTCCAGGACAACTTCGCCAAGTTCGAGGACAAGGTCGACGCCGATGTGCGGGCGGCTGCGCCGGAAGTACAACTCGCGGCAGAATAA
- the pyrE gene encoding orotate phosphoribosyltransferase, with product MSASDSRARLLDIIRKRSFGRGEITLASGRKSDFYFNLKPTMLDAEGAALLAELTLDALQGENIDYVGGLEMGAVPLAGAIAQLSFMRGKPIQAFFVRKKPKEHGARLSVEGLAPGETLAGKRIVIVEDVTTTGGSAIKAAEAVRDAGGNIVMVFTMVDRQEGATEGFQEAKLPFRSLYTASEFLKN from the coding sequence ATGTCGGCTTCAGACTCCCGCGCCCGCCTTCTCGACATCATCCGCAAGCGGTCGTTTGGCCGCGGCGAAATCACCCTCGCTTCGGGCCGCAAGAGCGATTTCTATTTCAATCTGAAGCCGACCATGCTGGACGCCGAAGGCGCGGCCCTCCTCGCTGAACTGACCCTGGATGCACTGCAGGGCGAGAATATCGACTATGTCGGCGGCCTGGAAATGGGCGCAGTGCCGCTCGCCGGCGCCATCGCCCAGCTCAGCTTCATGCGCGGCAAGCCGATCCAGGCGTTTTTCGTGCGCAAGAAGCCGAAAGAGCATGGCGCGCGTCTGTCGGTCGAAGGGCTCGCCCCGGGCGAAACGCTGGCCGGCAAGCGTATCGTCATTGTCGAGGATGTGACCACCACCGGCGGCTCGGCGATCAAGGCGGCAGAAGCGGTCCGCGACGCCGGCGGCAACATCGTCATGGTCTTCACCATGGTCGACCGGCAGGAAGGGGCGACCGAAGGCTTCCAGGAAGCCAAGCTGCCCTTCCGTTCGCTCTACACTGCGTCGGAATTCCTCAAAAATTGA
- a CDS encoding HugZ family protein — protein MQTDFDPKIAAKKLLREARSGALATLMPGSGDPYCSLVNVASAADGTPLLLISKLAVHTKNVIADSRVSLMLDERKEGDPLEGARVMLMGRAAITTDENDRRRYLARQPEAAMFADFGDFAFYKVTISSAHLVAGFGRIVDLKPQDILLDLSDAGDLLASEERASAHMNEDHADACRLYATKLLGAPDGDWRCVGFDPEGLELQNGRVALRLPFPQRVDGSGPLRVMLVKLAQEARAV, from the coding sequence ATGCAAACCGATTTCGACCCGAAAATTGCCGCCAAGAAGCTACTGCGGGAGGCGCGTTCCGGCGCTCTGGCGACCCTGATGCCCGGCTCCGGGGACCCCTATTGCTCGCTGGTGAATGTGGCGAGCGCGGCCGACGGGACCCCCCTGCTGCTGATCTCGAAGCTTGCAGTCCATACAAAAAACGTGATCGCCGACAGCCGCGTGTCGCTGATGCTGGACGAGCGCAAGGAGGGCGATCCGCTGGAAGGCGCGCGCGTGATGCTGATGGGCCGCGCAGCGATCACGACCGATGAAAACGATCGCCGCCGCTATCTGGCCCGGCAGCCGGAGGCTGCGATGTTTGCCGATTTCGGCGATTTCGCCTTCTACAAGGTGACGATTTCGTCTGCGCATCTGGTCGCCGGATTCGGCCGTATCGTCGATCTGAAGCCGCAGGACATCCTGCTCGATCTCTCCGATGCCGGGGATCTGCTGGCATCCGAAGAGCGCGCCTCGGCGCATATGAACGAGGATCACGCCGATGCCTGCCGCCTCTATGCGACGAAGCTTCTGGGAGCGCCGGACGGTGACTGGCGTTGCGTCGGCTTCGATCCGGAAGGCCTGGAGCTGCAGAACGGCCGCGTGGCGCTTCGCCTGCCATTCCCGCAACGGGTCGATGGTTCTGGACCGCTGCGCGTCATGCTGGTCAAGCTGGCGCAGGAGGCGAGAGCCGTTTGA
- a CDS encoding OmpA family protein, producing MTRFTTLIAAAAFALFAGAAPALAQSSNQIEEALKPKVDPTKPVTRSLGGTRSIGADPKAAAEKQVLDRARTRAISIEAVQPAAKEEREQIAEIVKGKPKIDLEIYFDYNSDAIGPKAVVAVNALGEALIKPGLKGGTFVLNGHTDAAGSAEYNLGLSHRRAQSVRRYLIETYKIAPDTLLVAGFGKERLKLPGQPLSGENRRVEVVNATQ from the coding sequence ATGACCCGCTTCACGACACTGATCGCTGCTGCCGCATTCGCTCTGTTTGCCGGCGCGGCGCCTGCTCTGGCGCAATCGTCCAACCAGATCGAAGAGGCGCTCAAGCCGAAGGTCGATCCGACCAAGCCGGTGACGCGAAGCCTTGGCGGCACACGCTCCATCGGCGCCGATCCCAAGGCTGCGGCCGAAAAGCAGGTTCTCGATCGTGCGCGCACGCGTGCGATTTCGATCGAAGCTGTGCAACCTGCCGCGAAAGAAGAGCGCGAACAGATCGCCGAGATCGTCAAGGGCAAGCCGAAGATCGATCTCGAAATCTACTTCGATTACAATTCCGATGCGATCGGACCGAAAGCGGTTGTCGCGGTGAATGCACTTGGCGAAGCGCTGATCAAGCCGGGTCTCAAGGGCGGCACCTTCGTGCTGAACGGCCACACCGATGCAGCCGGCAGCGCCGAATATAATCTCGGGCTTTCGCATCGTCGCGCGCAATCGGTGCGCCGCTATTTGATCGAGACTTACAAGATCGCGCCGGACACACTGCTTGTTGCCGGCTTCGGCAAGGAACGTCTGAAGCTGCCGGGGCAACCGCTGTCTGGTGAGAACCGTCGCGTCGAGGTTGTAAACGCAACGCAGTAA
- a CDS encoding response regulator transcription factor, protein MPTIALVDDDRNILTSVSIALEAEGYRIMTYTDGASALDGFKSSPPDLAILDIKMPRMDGMELLRRVRQKTDMPVIFLTSKDEEIDELFGLKMGADDFIRKPFSQRLLVERVKAVLRRGAPKDGTAPKEIDTAKVLERGLLRMDPERHTCTWKGEPVTLTVTEFLILQALASRPGVVKSRNALMDAAYDDQVYVDDRTIDSHIKRLRKKFKVVDDDFDMIETLYGVGYRFKEA, encoded by the coding sequence ATGCCGACCATCGCTCTCGTCGACGACGACCGCAACATCCTCACGTCCGTCTCCATCGCGCTCGAAGCGGAGGGGTACCGGATCATGACCTATACGGATGGCGCGTCCGCCCTCGATGGCTTCAAGTCCTCGCCGCCGGATCTTGCCATTCTGGATATCAAGATGCCGCGCATGGATGGCATGGAGCTGCTGCGTCGCGTCCGCCAGAAGACCGACATGCCGGTGATCTTTCTTACCTCGAAGGATGAGGAGATCGACGAGCTGTTCGGCCTCAAGATGGGCGCCGACGATTTCATCCGTAAGCCCTTCTCGCAGCGTCTCCTTGTCGAACGCGTCAAAGCCGTGCTCCGACGCGGCGCGCCGAAAGACGGCACGGCGCCGAAGGAAATCGACACCGCCAAGGTGCTGGAGCGCGGCCTTTTGCGCATGGATCCCGAGCGTCACACCTGCACCTGGAAGGGCGAACCGGTGACCCTCACGGTCACCGAATTCCTGATCCTGCAGGCACTGGCGAGCCGTCCGGGCGTGGTGAAGAGCCGTAACGCATTGATGGACGCCGCCTATGACGATCAGGTCTATGTCGACGATCGCACCATCGACAGCCACATCAAGCGGCTGCGCAAGAAATTCAAAGTGGTCGACGACGACTTCGACATGATCGAGACCCTTTATGGTGTCGGTTATCGATTCAAGGAAGCCTGA
- a CDS encoding Spy/CpxP family protein refolding chaperone, whose amino-acid sequence MFRPIIALFLAGLIGLAAYPASARMLQGAADDRSAITDFSAKNGDGRGGGGKASRGGGGGGKVNRGGGGRKNFGGGRGGGGPKFGRGGGDRPKFSRGGGDRPKFGRVGDRPKFGRGGGGQRGEGRRDRGPRIDRAGRRDNIGREQLREQRRERVEQRSRNRDQLRQLQSRQREQLRDRKLDRAGREKLRAQQRQERRDLLSRQQDERRQQVQERDRRRDQINNERRAKREEARKQRAERREQRLRDRDKIREQRADRRERRRISDDDARRGRFVNRDRFERRGGDFSRKAWRHGRRAAFVAWSGPVFLPFIYADLFDYTFFPYAYDPGYWGYVYDDFFDSMFWAYGSPYSDPGFAAPLPRGGRPARVSPQMRTAITQACTPDRGLTAWPFQHIESAVKPTADQQKLLDAVRTAASEAADAFKASCSTDFALTPPGRVNAMISRIEATLEALRIVRPPLEAFYNSLSDEQKERFNQIGPNIGRNDERAARSRGTPEQELQSCKEAGTGLAAAPIDRIEDAVQPTEMQRAAFQKLSDASQNAVETLQAACPEAIALTPTGRLEAMQTRLEAMLDAAEIVQPALEEFYATLTNEQKARFNALGRDARRVN is encoded by the coding sequence ATGTTTCGGCCCATTATTGCACTGTTTCTCGCGGGCCTTATCGGTCTTGCCGCGTATCCCGCCTCGGCACGGATGCTGCAGGGTGCGGCCGACGATCGCTCTGCGATCACCGACTTTTCCGCAAAGAACGGCGACGGCCGAGGCGGCGGCGGTAAAGCCAGTCGTGGTGGCGGCGGCGGTGGGAAGGTCAATCGTGGCGGAGGCGGGCGCAAGAACTTTGGCGGCGGCCGCGGCGGCGGAGGTCCCAAATTCGGCCGCGGTGGTGGCGACCGTCCCAAGTTCAGCCGGGGCGGCGGCGACCGCCCCAAGTTCGGTCGTGTCGGCGATCGCCCGAAGTTTGGACGCGGGGGCGGCGGCCAGCGCGGAGAAGGCCGTCGCGATCGTGGGCCGCGCATCGATCGCGCAGGCAGACGCGACAATATCGGACGCGAGCAATTGCGCGAGCAGCGGCGGGAACGTGTCGAACAGCGCAGTCGCAACCGCGATCAGTTGCGCCAGTTGCAGTCCCGCCAGCGCGAGCAATTGAGAGACAGGAAACTCGATCGTGCCGGACGCGAGAAGCTGCGCGCGCAGCAACGTCAGGAGCGCCGGGACCTCTTATCGCGGCAGCAAGATGAGCGCCGCCAGCAAGTGCAGGAGCGCGATCGGCGTCGTGATCAAATCAATAACGAGCGGCGGGCGAAACGCGAGGAAGCGCGCAAGCAGCGCGCGGAGCGTCGCGAGCAGCGCCTGCGCGATCGCGACAAGATCCGCGAACAACGGGCTGACCGTCGCGAACGCCGCCGGATCAGCGATGACGATGCACGGCGCGGCCGTTTCGTAAACCGCGATCGCTTTGAACGGCGTGGAGGTGATTTCTCGCGCAAGGCATGGCGGCATGGGCGGCGCGCGGCATTCGTCGCCTGGAGCGGACCGGTATTCCTGCCGTTCATCTACGCCGATCTGTTCGACTATACCTTCTTCCCCTACGCCTACGATCCCGGCTATTGGGGCTATGTCTATGATGATTTCTTCGACAGCATGTTCTGGGCCTATGGCAGCCCCTATTCCGACCCGGGTTTCGCAGCGCCATTGCCGCGCGGCGGGCGTCCCGCCCGCGTGTCTCCGCAAATGCGGACTGCCATTACGCAAGCCTGCACGCCCGACAGAGGCCTGACCGCGTGGCCGTTCCAGCACATTGAGAGCGCAGTCAAACCCACTGCCGATCAGCAAAAGCTTCTCGATGCAGTGCGGACAGCGGCAAGCGAGGCTGCCGATGCATTCAAGGCGTCATGCAGCACCGACTTTGCATTGACACCGCCAGGGCGCGTCAACGCGATGATCAGCCGTATCGAAGCGACGCTGGAGGCGCTGCGCATCGTGCGTCCGCCGCTCGAAGCGTTTTACAACTCACTGAGCGACGAGCAGAAGGAGCGCTTCAATCAGATCGGGCCGAATATCGGTCGCAACGACGAGAGGGCGGCACGCAGCCGCGGCACACCGGAGCAAGAACTGCAATCGTGCAAAGAAGCAGGAACCGGCCTCGCCGCTGCCCCGATCGATCGTATCGAGGATGCGGTGCAGCCCACCGAGATGCAGCGCGCGGCCTTCCAAAAGCTCAGCGATGCCAGCCAGAACGCGGTGGAAACATTGCAGGCCGCCTGTCCAGAGGCCATCGCACTGACACCGACGGGACGGCTGGAAGCCATGCAAACACGCCTCGAGGCGATGCTCGATGCCGCTGAAATCGTGCAGCCCGCGCTCGAGGAATTCTATGCGACGCTGACGAACGAACAGAAGGCTCGCTTCAACGCGCTCGGCCGGGATGCGCGGCGAGTGAATTGA
- a CDS encoding anthrone oxygenase family protein encodes MFQILTVLVVAIAMALTLAHALELPGKLQLSKEQYLAVQKIYYPGFTVGGAAEPVGVLLLLGLMLMFPIGSTAFWLVAAALSALAAMHLAYWLLTHPVNHFWLRDVDLAKGGSGFFSFDPLGRATDADQTDWKSLRDRWEFSHVVRAVFGIASLIFLVTAIAVHA; translated from the coding sequence ATGTTTCAAATTTTAACGGTACTCGTCGTTGCCATTGCCATGGCATTGACGCTGGCGCACGCGCTGGAACTTCCCGGGAAACTGCAACTCTCCAAGGAACAGTATCTCGCTGTGCAGAAAATCTATTATCCAGGCTTCACCGTGGGCGGCGCAGCCGAACCTGTCGGCGTCCTGCTGTTGCTTGGATTGATGCTGATGTTTCCTATCGGCAGCACGGCATTCTGGCTGGTGGCCGCAGCGTTATCGGCACTGGCCGCGATGCACCTCGCCTATTGGCTGCTGACGCATCCAGTCAATCATTTCTGGCTTCGGGACGTGGATCTTGCAAAAGGCGGATCTGGCTTTTTCAGCTTCGATCCGCTGGGGCGGGCCACGGACGCCGATCAAACCGACTGGAAATCGTTACGCGACCGCTGGGAGTTCTCGCATGTGGTGCGGGCCGTGTTCGGCATCGCCAGCTTGATTTTTCTGGTGACAGCGATTGCCGTTCATGCGTAG
- a CDS encoding NAD(P)/FAD-dependent oxidoreductase produces MQVLVIGAGVVGLAIAREAALKGHDVIVAEAADAIGTGISSRNSEVIHAGMYYPSGSLRAKHCPRGNRMLYDFCAEHGVPHRRCGKLIVATNEAERSRLEAIHKQGIANGVEELELIGGNAARDLEPELTCIAALVSPTTGIIDGHAYMLALQGDLEAHGGVIAFETPVETLTPMLNGWRVHFGGREPGTLDVDAVINSAGLSAQAVARNIEGYPLAQIPKQVLAKGNYFGFAGRPAFKRLIYPTPVDGGLGVHVTLDLAGRMRFGPDVEWIDKENYEVDPARAASFYARIRTYWSGLPDGSLVPDYAGIRPKLTGAGEPAADFMIAGPAEHRMPGLVNLFGIESPGLTSSLSLAEDVVKALAGKA; encoded by the coding sequence ATGCAGGTTCTTGTCATTGGCGCGGGTGTGGTCGGACTTGCGATTGCGCGCGAGGCGGCTCTGAAAGGACACGATGTCATCGTCGCCGAAGCGGCCGATGCCATCGGCACCGGCATTTCCTCGCGCAACAGCGAGGTCATTCATGCCGGCATGTATTATCCGAGCGGATCGCTGCGGGCGAAGCATTGTCCGCGCGGCAATCGGATGCTGTACGACTTCTGCGCCGAACATGGCGTGCCGCATCGCCGCTGCGGCAAACTGATCGTTGCGACGAATGAGGCCGAGCGCTCGCGCCTGGAAGCCATTCACAAGCAGGGCATTGCCAATGGCGTCGAAGAGCTCGAACTGATCGGCGGCAATGCGGCGCGCGATCTCGAGCCGGAGCTGACCTGCATCGCAGCATTGGTCTCGCCCACAACCGGCATCATCGACGGCCATGCCTACATGCTCGCGCTGCAGGGCGATCTCGAAGCGCATGGCGGCGTGATTGCGTTCGAGACGCCGGTCGAGACGCTGACGCCGATGCTGAACGGATGGCGCGTACATTTCGGTGGGCGCGAGCCGGGTACGCTCGACGTCGATGCGGTGATCAATTCCGCCGGACTGTCGGCGCAAGCAGTGGCGCGCAATATCGAGGGCTATCCGCTGGCGCAGATTCCCAAACAGGTCTTGGCGAAGGGCAATTATTTCGGTTTCGCCGGGCGACCGGCGTTCAAGCGGCTGATCTATCCAACGCCGGTTGATGGCGGCCTCGGCGTGCATGTCACGCTCGATCTGGCCGGGCGGATGCGGTTCGGTCCCGATGTCGAATGGATCGACAAGGAGAATTACGAAGTCGATCCGGCGCGGGCGGCGTCATTCTATGCACGCATCCGCACCTATTGGTCGGGATTGCCGGACGGCTCGCTCGTTCCCGATTATGCGGGCATTCGTCCGAAGCTGACCGGAGCGGGCGAGCCCGCGGCCGATTTCATGATCGCAGGCCCGGCAGAGCACCGAATGCCCGGCCTTGTGAATCTGTTCGGAATTGAATCGCCGGGACTGACGTCTTCGCTGTCGCTGGCGGAAGACGTCGTCAAAGCATTGGCCGGAAAAGCGTGA